The Glycine soja cultivar W05 chromosome 3, ASM419377v2, whole genome shotgun sequence genome window below encodes:
- the LOC114407213 gene encoding F-box/kelch-repeat protein At1g57790-like yields MSGKRKRKLKLLSDAITDNRRKTVAEVKTENLELQSWADLPAELLESILSRLILVDNIRASSVCKRWHSVASDVRVVNQSPWLMYFPKFGDCYEFYDPVQHKTLTFELPELNGSRVCYTKDGWLLLYRPRTHRVFFFNPFTRELIKLPRFEMTYQIVAFSCAPTSPGCVLFTVKHVSPTVVAISTCYPGATEWTTVNYQNRLPFVSSIWNKLVFCNGLFYCLSLTGWLGVFDPVECTWSVLAVPPPKCPENFFAKNWWKGKFMAEHEGDILVIYTCCSENPIIFKLDQTLMKWEEMTTLDGVTLFASFLSSHSRTDLIGIMRNSVYFSKVRFYGKRCISFSLGDYRYYPRKQCHDWGEHDPFENIWIEPPKDFSACM; encoded by the exons ATGTCGGGGAAGCGAAAGAGGAAGTTGAAATT GTTAAGCGATGCAATCACAGATAATAGAAGAAAAACAGTTGCTGAGGTGAAAACTGAAAATTTGGAGCTGCAATCCTGGGCTGATCTCCCTGCTGAACTCTTAGAATCGATCTTGTCCCGATTGATTCTAGTGGATAACATCCGGGCTTCTTCTGTTTGCAAGAGATGGCATTCTGTTGCCAGTGATGTACGTGTAGTAAACCAATCACCATGGCTTATGTATTTTCCAAAATTCGGTGACTGTTATGAATTCTATGACCCTGTGCAGCATAAGACACTCACCTTCGAGTTGCCAGAGTTGAATGGCTCTAGAGTTTGTTATACAAAAGATGGTTGGTTATTGCTATACCGGCCCAGAACTCACCGAGTATTCTTCTTTAATCCCTTTACTCGGGAGCTGATCAAACTGCCAAGATTTGAGATGACATACCAGATTGTGGCCTTCTCTTGTGCTCCAACATCACCTGGCTGTGTTCTGTTTACTGTTAAGCATGTTAGTCCTACTGTTGTAGCTATTAGCACTTGTTATCCTGGGGCAACAGAATGGACCACTGTTAATTACCAAAACCGCTTGCCCTTTGTCAGTAGCATTTGGAATAAGCTTGTGTTTTGTAATGGGCTATTTTATTGTCTGAGCCTCACAGGTTGGCTTGGTGTGTTTGATCCAGTTGAATGTACTTGGAGTGTTCTGGCAGTACCTCCACCCAAATGCCCAGAGAACTTTTTTGCCAAAAACTGGTGGAAGGGAAAATTTATGGCAGAGCATGAAGGAGatatattagtaatttataCATGCTGTAGTGAAAATCCCATTATTTTTAAGTTAGATCAGACATTAATGAAATGGGAAGAGATGACAACACTAGATGGGGTAACTctttttgctagttttttgtCATCTCATTCAAGGACTGACCTCATTGGAATAATGAGGAACAGTGTCTACTTCTCCAAAGTTCGTTTCTATGGAAAGCGTTGCATATCATTCTCTCTTGGTGACTATAGATACTATCCCCGTAAACAGTGTCATGACTGGGGAGAGCACGACCCTTTTGAGAACATCTGGATTGAGCCACCAAAGGACTTTTCAGCTTGCATGTGA